The genomic segment GCGGTGCGCGCAGGATCGAGAGCTTCGATGTCTCCGATCTGCAGACCAAGATCGCCTGCACGGTCGTGCGCGGCGACGGGTCGAACGACAGCTTCAATCCGGACAAATGGATGGAGCCGAAGGACCAGCGCAAGGTCGACGACTTCATCATCTTCGGCATGGCCGCGGCCGGCCAGGCCCTCGACGACGCCAACTGGCATCCCGAGACCGAAGAGGACAAGTGTGCGACCGGCACCATGATCGGCTCCGGCATCGGCGGCCTCAACGGCATTGCCGACACCGCGATCCTGCTGAAGGAGCGCGGACCGCGCCGGGTGTCGCCGTTCTTCATTCCGGGCCGCCTGATCAATCTCGCCTCCGGCTACGTCTCGATCGCGCACGGGCTCAAGGGACCGAACCATTCGGTGGTCACCGCCTGCTCGACCGGCGCGCATGCGGTCGGCGATGCCGCCCGCCTGATCGCGCTCGGCGATGCCGACGTGATGGTCGCGGGCGGCGCCGAGTCGCCGATCAGCCGCATCGGCATTGCCGGCTTCAACGCCGCGCGCGCGCTTTCGACCGGTTTCAATGAGACGCCCGAGAAGGCCTCGCGTCCCTACGACAAGGACCGTGACGGCTTTGTGATGGGCGAGGGCGCCGGCGTCCTGGTGCTGGAAGAATTGGAACACGCCAGGCGGCGCGGCGCGAAGATCTATGCCGAGGTGATCGGCTACGGTCTTTCGGGCGATGCCTATCACATCACGTCGCCGTCGCCCGATGGCGATGGCGGCTTCCGCAGCATGTCGGCCGCGCTCAAGCGCGCCGGGCTGACGCCGTCCGATCTCGACTACATCAACGCGCACGGGACCTCGACGCCGCTCGGCGACGAGATCGAGCTCGGCGCGGTCGAGCGTCTGCTCGGCAACGCCGCCTCCAAGGTCGCGATGTCCTCGACCAAGTCGTCGACCGGCCATCTGCTCGGTGCGGCCGGTGCCATCGAAGCGATCTTCGCGATTCTGGCGATTCGCGATAATGTCGTGCCGCCGACGATCAATCTCGACGCTCCATCGGTCGAGACTGCAATCGATCTCGTGCCGCATAAGGCAAAGCAGCGTGAGGTCAACGTCGCGTTGTCGAACTCTTTTGGTTTTGGCGGTACCAATGCGTCGGTGATCGTCCGGCGCCTTATCAGCTAGTTTGTGTTTGAGACGAATCCACCGTTTTGCCGTATTCGGCGATAGTCATGGACGTGGGCGCGTGCGTTTTTGGCAGGGCAAGCGATTGTCGGGCCGCGATTGAACCGGCAGGATTCAGGTTGTTTCGATGAGTGAAAGGCCGCCCATTTCACCCCGGAGTCCGCGGGCCGCGCTCGAGCCCGAGCAACTTCCGCCGCCGCCCAAGCGGTCGGACCGTGCGCGCAATCCGTTCGTCATCGTCGGCAACGCCATCATCACCCTTCTGCTGATCGCCATGCTCGGCGCCGGCGGCGTCTATTATTACGGCCGCCAGGTGCTCGAGGCGCCCGGACCGCTGAAGGAGGACAAGATCGTCAACATCCCGCAGCGTGCGGGCAAGCGCGACATCGCCGAGACGCTGAACCGGGAAGGCGTGACCGACGTCAATCCCTGGGTGTTCATCGCCAGCGTCGCCGCGTTGAAGGCGAGCTCGGACCTCAAGCCGGGTGAGTATTCGTTCCAGAAGAACGCCTCGCTGCGCGACGTCATCGGCACCATCGTCGAGGGCAAGGTGGTGCAGCACGCGGTCACGATACCGGAAGGGTTGACCTCCGAGCAGATCGTGGCGCGGCTGTCCGACAACGACATCTTCACCGGCAGCGTGCGCGAGCTGCCGCGCGAAGGCACGCTGCTTCCGGAGACCTACAAATTCCCGCGCGGCACGCCGCGCGAGCAGGTGGTCCAGCGCATGCAGCAGGCGCACAAGCGCGTGCTGACGGAGATCTGGGAACGCCGCAATCCCGACATTCCGGTCAAGACGCCGGAGCAGCTGGTCACGCTGGCGTCCATCATCGAGAAGGAAACCGGCAAGCCCGACGAGCGCAGCCGCGTCGCTGCGGTGTTCGTCAACCGGCTGAAGCAGCGGATCAAGCTGCAGTCCGATCCGACCATCATCTACGGCCTCGTCGGCGGCAAGGGCACGCTGGGCCGGCCGATCAAGCGCAGCGAGATCACGCAGCCCTCGCCCTACAATACCTATGTGATCGAGGGCCTGCCGCCGGGCCCGATCGCCAACCCCGGCCGCGCCTCGCTGGAAGCCGCCGCCAATCCGGCCCGCACCCGCGACCTGTTCTTCGTCGCCGACGGCACCGGCGGGCATGCCTTCACCGAGACCTACGACGCGCACCAGAAGAACGTCGCCAAGCTGCGCGCGATGGAGAAGCAGATCCAGAACGACACGGTCGAGCCGGCCGAGGACGCGCAGCCGCCGGCGGCTGCCGGGTCCGGCGCTGCCGACGCGCCGACCGCGACCACGCCGGCGCGGCCCAATCAGCAGAAGAAGCCGCCGGCGGCACGCCCGGCTGGCCCAGCCAATCCCGCACCGGCCCGACAGGGCGCAGTGCAGGGCTCGCCGCCGGTGGTCCAGCGCTAAAGCCCGCGCGCAGACCAGCTGCCGGGCATTGCTGATTCCACTTTCCGGCAAAATAGTCTTAAGATTCGCGTGGCTTGATGGCCTCGCGAATCCCGTGTTCCTGGAGAATCTGAACTGATGGCGCTGTCGTCCATGACCGGCTTTGCGAGATGCCACGGCGCGAGCGGGCCGTATACGTTCGAATGGGAGTTGAAGTCGGTCAACGCCAAGGGCTTCGACTTGCGCGTGCGGCTGCCGCAGGGCTTTGACGAGCTCGAGGCCCATGCCAAGAAGCGCGCCGGCGAGCTGCTCTCGCGCGGCACCGTCTACGCCAACCTCAACGTCAAGCGCACCAACGCCGCCGCCACGGTGCGCGTCAACGAGGACGTGCTCAACGCCGTGCTGAAGGCCGCCGCGCTGATCTCGGGGAAGGTCGACGCGGTG from the Bradyrhizobium sp. WBAH42 genome contains:
- the fabF gene encoding beta-ketoacyl-ACP synthase II; the protein is MRRVVVTGLGMVSPLGCGVEPTWKRILNGESGARRIESFDVSDLQTKIACTVVRGDGSNDSFNPDKWMEPKDQRKVDDFIIFGMAAAGQALDDANWHPETEEDKCATGTMIGSGIGGLNGIADTAILLKERGPRRVSPFFIPGRLINLASGYVSIAHGLKGPNHSVVTACSTGAHAVGDAARLIALGDADVMVAGGAESPISRIGIAGFNAARALSTGFNETPEKASRPYDKDRDGFVMGEGAGVLVLEELEHARRRGAKIYAEVIGYGLSGDAYHITSPSPDGDGGFRSMSAALKRAGLTPSDLDYINAHGTSTPLGDEIELGAVERLLGNAASKVAMSSTKSSTGHLLGAAGAIEAIFAILAIRDNVVPPTINLDAPSVETAIDLVPHKAKQREVNVALSNSFGFGGTNASVIVRRLIS
- the mltG gene encoding endolytic transglycosylase MltG, giving the protein MSERPPISPRSPRAALEPEQLPPPPKRSDRARNPFVIVGNAIITLLLIAMLGAGGVYYYGRQVLEAPGPLKEDKIVNIPQRAGKRDIAETLNREGVTDVNPWVFIASVAALKASSDLKPGEYSFQKNASLRDVIGTIVEGKVVQHAVTIPEGLTSEQIVARLSDNDIFTGSVRELPREGTLLPETYKFPRGTPREQVVQRMQQAHKRVLTEIWERRNPDIPVKTPEQLVTLASIIEKETGKPDERSRVAAVFVNRLKQRIKLQSDPTIIYGLVGGKGTLGRPIKRSEITQPSPYNTYVIEGLPPGPIANPGRASLEAAANPARTRDLFFVADGTGGHAFTETYDAHQKNVAKLRAMEKQIQNDTVEPAEDAQPPAAAGSGAADAPTATTPARPNQQKKPPAARPAGPANPAPARQGAVQGSPPVVQR